Proteins found in one Methylobacter sp. S3L5C genomic segment:
- a CDS encoding DUF1566 domain-containing protein — translation MSRLKQMAAIALLVAGMLVNIGASIAGSVPAIGEIGPYGGIIYYVDSSGAHGLEAKTTDETKLLNWNEAVIAASAYGDDWHLPTKTELKILYEHKNSVGAFAKDDYWSLTELDSNSAWIQGFGNGDQDRYNKYSRLSVRAVRAF, via the coding sequence ATGAGTAGATTAAAACAAATGGCAGCAATAGCTTTGCTGGTTGCCGGAATGCTAGTGAACATAGGTGCCTCTATAGCAGGTAGCGTGCCTGCTATAGGAGAAATCGGGCCTTATGGCGGGATAATCTATTATGTCGATAGTTCCGGCGCACATGGTTTGGAAGCGAAAACCACCGATGAAACCAAGTTACTCAATTGGAATGAAGCCGTTATCGCGGCCAGCGCTTATGGCGACGACTGGCATTTACCGACAAAAACCGAATTAAAAATACTCTACGAACACAAAAATAGTGTCGGCGCTTTTGCCAAAGATGATTATTGGAGCTTAACAGAACTCGATAGCAACAGCGCCTGGATCCAAGGCTTTGGCAATGGCGATCAGGATCGTTACAACAAATATAGCCGGCTAAGTGTGCGTGCCGTTCGGGCTTTTTGA
- the edd gene encoding phosphogluconate dehydratase gives MHPVIEKVTQEIIERSHKTRSAYITYIDAIAKKGPIRSGMGCGNLAHGFAACSASEKADLTGDQKANIAIITSYNDMLSAHQPYKDAPDLIKAAIREAGGVAQVAGGVPAMCDGITQGQPGMELSLFSRDLIAMATAVGLSHNMFDGAIYMGVCDKIVPGLLIGALSFGHLPAIFIPAGPMPSGLTNKEKSRARQAYAIGKIGRKELLEAESASYHSPGTCTFYGTANSNQMMMEIMGLHLPGSSFINPYTPLRDELTKAAAKQVLKFTALGDDYRPIAHMISEKAIVNAVIGLLATGGSTNHTMHLIAIARASGIVLNWDDFNHLSKAIPLITKIYPNGPADVNHFQAAGGMGVLIAELLRNGLLHEDIITVADQRGMNNYCQEPKLIDNKLIWEPVPETSLDTDVLGTVEKPFAVGGGLHVMHGNLGRGISKLSAVAPEHQIVEAPAIVFDDQEDMLAAFKRGELEKDFIAVIRFQGPRSNGMPELHKLTPPLGVLQDKGFKVALVTDGRMSGASGKVPSAIHMCPECESGGPLAKVQTGDIISMNLQTGDINVLVDDAEFNSRIPAPNSAKNHHYGMGREMFGRFRLGASSAETGASNLFLVD, from the coding sequence ATGCATCCCGTAATTGAAAAAGTGACTCAAGAAATTATTGAGCGTAGTCATAAAACCCGCTCAGCCTACATCACCTATATTGATGCTATCGCTAAAAAAGGCCCTATTCGTTCAGGAATGGGCTGTGGTAATTTGGCTCACGGCTTTGCAGCCTGCAGTGCCAGTGAGAAAGCCGATTTAACCGGCGATCAAAAAGCCAATATTGCCATCATTACCTCTTATAATGATATGTTGTCGGCTCATCAACCTTACAAGGATGCTCCTGATCTAATCAAAGCCGCTATCAGGGAAGCGGGCGGCGTGGCTCAGGTTGCTGGTGGCGTACCGGCAATGTGTGACGGAATCACTCAAGGCCAACCTGGCATGGAGCTGTCATTATTCAGCCGCGACTTGATTGCCATGGCGACTGCGGTAGGTTTGAGTCACAATATGTTTGATGGCGCAATATATATGGGCGTTTGTGACAAAATTGTACCGGGCCTGTTGATTGGTGCGCTAAGTTTTGGTCACTTACCAGCCATATTTATCCCAGCCGGCCCCATGCCCAGTGGCTTAACCAATAAAGAAAAATCGCGTGCACGCCAAGCTTACGCTATCGGCAAAATCGGTCGTAAAGAACTACTGGAAGCAGAATCTGCGTCATACCACAGCCCGGGTACCTGTACCTTTTACGGCACGGCAAACAGTAACCAGATGATGATGGAAATTATGGGCTTACATCTGCCTGGCAGTTCATTTATTAATCCTTACACACCGTTACGTGATGAATTAACCAAAGCCGCAGCCAAACAAGTTTTAAAATTTACCGCGCTGGGCGATGATTATCGCCCGATTGCCCATATGATTTCTGAAAAAGCCATCGTCAATGCCGTCATTGGTTTATTGGCAACGGGCGGGTCAACCAACCATACCATGCATTTAATCGCTATTGCCCGTGCATCCGGCATCGTTCTTAACTGGGATGATTTTAATCATCTATCCAAAGCGATTCCATTAATCACAAAAATTTATCCCAATGGCCCTGCGGATGTTAACCATTTTCAGGCGGCTGGTGGCATGGGAGTATTAATTGCTGAACTGTTGAGAAACGGCCTGCTGCATGAAGATATTATAACGGTTGCCGATCAGCGCGGCATGAACAACTACTGTCAGGAACCCAAACTTATTGACAACAAATTGATCTGGGAACCTGTACCGGAAACTTCTTTAGATACTGACGTTCTGGGCACCGTAGAAAAACCATTTGCTGTCGGTGGCGGTTTACATGTTATGCACGGCAACTTGGGTCGCGGTATATCCAAACTGTCAGCCGTAGCACCGGAACATCAAATCGTTGAAGCCCCTGCCATCGTATTCGATGACCAGGAAGATATGCTTGCCGCTTTTAAACGCGGTGAACTGGAAAAAGATTTTATTGCGGTTATCCGCTTTCAGGGACCTCGTTCGAATGGCATGCCGGAACTGCATAAACTGACACCACCATTGGGTGTTCTGCAAGATAAAGGCTTCAAGGTCGCTCTGGTTACTGATGGCCGTATGTCTGGGGCTTCCGGAAAAGTTCCTTCAGCTATCCACATGTGCCCGGAATGTGAATCTGGCGGTCCCTTAGCCAAGGTACAAACTGGCGATATTATTTCCATGAACCTGCAAACCGGCGATATCAATGTATTGGTTGATGACGCAGAATTTAATTCACGAATTCCGGCACCCAATTCTGCAAAAAACCATCACTATGGTATGGGACGCGAGATGTTTGGTCGTTTCCGTCTAGGTGCATCTTCTGCTGAAACAGGGGCTTCTAATTTGTTTCTTGTTGATTAA
- a CDS encoding TetR/AcrR family transcriptional regulator — MNEKLFIRNPEQSELGKKIILHSIQLIHKNGFEAFTFKKLAVDIGTTEAGIYRYFENKHRLLIYLTAWYWSWLEYQVTFQTNNIKNAVLRLKRVIKLLATTVEDDSSTRYVNESILHQIIITEGTKTYLTKRVSEDNKDHLFKPYKDLCAVIGNMILECSPEYKYPKSLASTIIEMAHFQNFFMNNLPSLTDFGQDKDEAEIVKFLEDLVFSSIKKA, encoded by the coding sequence ATGAATGAAAAATTATTCATCAGAAATCCGGAGCAATCCGAATTGGGGAAAAAAATCATTCTGCACAGCATTCAGTTAATTCACAAAAACGGGTTTGAAGCTTTTACGTTTAAAAAACTGGCTGTCGACATTGGTACGACTGAAGCGGGAATTTACCGGTATTTTGAAAACAAGCACCGGTTGCTGATTTATCTTACCGCCTGGTATTGGAGTTGGCTTGAATACCAGGTTACTTTCCAGACCAACAATATTAAAAACGCTGTGCTTAGGCTCAAGAGGGTGATTAAATTATTGGCTACCACAGTGGAGGACGATAGCAGCACCCGTTATGTCAATGAAAGTATCCTTCATCAAATCATTATTACTGAAGGCACCAAAACCTATCTAACCAAACGGGTATCCGAAGATAATAAGGATCACTTATTTAAACCCTATAAAGACCTTTGTGCTGTTATCGGCAATATGATTTTGGAATGTAGTCCCGAATACAAATACCCAAAATCATTAGCGTCCACCATTATTGAAATGGCGCATTTTCAGAATTTTTTTATGAATAATCTGCCGTCGCTGACCGACTTTGGGCAAGATAAAGATGAGGCAGAGATTGTAAAGTTTCTGGAGGATTTGGTGTTTTCCAGTATAAAAAAGGCATAG
- a CDS encoding SulP family inorganic anion transporter: MEAKTLFEELKSDLPASIGVFFVAVPLCLGIALASGAPLFAGIIGGIVGGIVVGTASGSSLGVTGCAAGLAVIVLTAIETLGSWPVFLLAVVLAGIIQLIMGFAKAGFIAYFFPSSVIKGMLTGIGLLIILKQIPHALGYAKDTQGGLSHFQTEGGDTLLAIAGAFDAFTPGAILIAVISIAILILWDIVLINGHKLFQFIQGPIVVVVLGMVLNTLYQNGLLNFSLAADQVVRIPVPENLTGFFGQFTFPDFSAITNFEVWKTAFVLAIVASLETLLCVEAVDKLDPYKRITPTNRELKAQGLGNIVSGLIGGLPVAQVIVRSTANITFGAKTKLSAILYGVFLLISAMTIPELLNRVPLASLAAILIMVGYKLAKPALFKQMYLLGWEQFAPFVATVIGILATDLLKGITIGMVFGIFFTLRHSYLNAYYMKDAITTEDGREVHHIVLAEEVSFFNKASIIQALDAIPSNSKVIIDCSNSKSIRHLS, translated from the coding sequence ATGGAAGCAAAAACACTGTTTGAAGAACTCAAAAGCGACCTGCCTGCCAGTATTGGGGTTTTTTTTGTAGCGGTTCCTTTATGCTTAGGTATTGCATTGGCATCTGGTGCGCCCTTGTTCGCCGGTATCATAGGAGGCATTGTTGGCGGTATTGTCGTGGGCACAGCCAGCGGCTCGTCTCTGGGTGTTACCGGCTGTGCTGCCGGGTTAGCCGTCATTGTATTAACTGCGATCGAAACGCTGGGTTCCTGGCCTGTTTTTTTATTGGCTGTGGTTCTGGCTGGCATTATTCAGCTTATTATGGGCTTTGCCAAGGCCGGTTTTATCGCCTACTTTTTCCCATCCTCGGTTATTAAAGGAATGCTGACCGGTATCGGGCTGTTGATTATTTTAAAACAGATACCCCATGCATTAGGCTATGCCAAAGATACTCAAGGAGGCCTATCCCACTTCCAAACTGAAGGAGGGGACACCTTATTAGCCATAGCTGGTGCTTTTGATGCCTTTACGCCAGGCGCTATACTGATTGCAGTCATATCAATAGCAATATTAATATTATGGGATATCGTGTTGATAAATGGACACAAACTGTTTCAATTCATACAGGGTCCGATAGTAGTCGTTGTTTTGGGTATGGTATTAAATACTCTTTACCAAAATGGGTTATTGAATTTTAGTTTGGCTGCGGACCAGGTGGTTAGAATTCCTGTTCCTGAAAATCTAACCGGATTTTTTGGCCAGTTTACCTTCCCTGACTTTTCTGCAATAACAAATTTTGAAGTTTGGAAAACAGCTTTTGTATTGGCCATTGTTGCAAGTTTGGAAACGCTGCTATGTGTAGAAGCAGTCGATAAGCTTGACCCGTATAAAAGAATTACGCCAACTAACAGGGAGTTGAAAGCTCAGGGATTGGGCAATATTGTCTCCGGTCTCATTGGTGGATTACCTGTTGCACAGGTTATTGTACGAAGTACTGCAAACATAACCTTTGGTGCCAAAACAAAACTGTCGGCAATACTTTATGGCGTTTTCTTATTGATTAGCGCGATGACCATTCCCGAATTACTGAATAGGGTACCACTTGCCAGCTTGGCAGCGATATTGATTATGGTGGGCTACAAGTTGGCCAAACCTGCTCTCTTTAAACAGATGTACTTATTAGGCTGGGAGCAGTTTGCGCCTTTTGTAGCGACAGTTATTGGTATATTGGCAACCGATTTACTGAAAGGGATTACCATCGGCATGGTTTTCGGCATCTTCTTCACCTTACGCCATAGTTATCTCAACGCTTATTACATGAAAGATGCCATCACGACAGAAGATGGGCGCGAAGTACACCATATTGTCTTGGCAGAAGAAGTTTCTTTCTTCAATAAGGCCAGCATCATTCAAGCTTTGGACGCTATCCCAAGCAATTCAAAAGTGATTATCGATTGTTCCAACTCGAAATCCATTAGACATCTTTCCTAA
- a CDS encoding transposase family protein, whose amino-acid sequence MICLLTMTILSVVIGKGQQHDFSIFKDSRLLLHPDALLLADSGYQGIKKHHQNSTLPVKKKKGQPLSAEDKADNKALSKQRIFIEHVNRRCKIFRIAKDVYRGKHKHYSLTWNLVAALVNLRYGCI is encoded by the coding sequence GTGATCTGCCTATTGACGATGACTATACTCTCCGTAGTGATAGGTAAAGGTCAACAGCATGATTTTTCGATCTTCAAAGATAGCCGTCTATTGTTACATCCTGATGCCCTGTTGTTGGCGGATTCCGGATACCAAGGGATAAAGAAACACCATCAGAACTCGACTCTACCGGTTAAAAAGAAAAAAGGCCAACCGCTTTCGGCAGAAGACAAAGCCGATAATAAGGCACTATCAAAACAGCGTATTTTTATTGAGCATGTTAATCGCCGATGCAAAATTTTCAGGATTGCCAAAGATGTTTATCGGGGCAAACACAAGCATTACTCCTTGACATGGAATTTAGTGGCTGCTCTTGTTAACTTACGCTATGGCTGTATTTAG
- a CDS encoding transposase family protein, translating to MTPYAQLPRHKPEEFLRTVGLSPEDFLHLHGKLVTYLDEQKVLNPLTRRGRKDSKMALEDRLLLTLYYLRHYPTLINLAAVFDISESYCHKIYTRTVRLLIKIEKLPNRKALLEDPAATVVIDVSEQPIERPVKNQKAYFSGKKTPHDQSPTRDLPIDDDYTLRSDR from the coding sequence ATGACTCCTTATGCCCAATTGCCAAGACACAAGCCTGAAGAATTTTTAAGGACTGTCGGCCTGTCACCAGAAGATTTTCTGCATCTTCACGGTAAGCTGGTGACTTACCTGGACGAACAAAAAGTCCTTAATCCACTGACTAGACGGGGACGAAAAGACTCCAAGATGGCTTTGGAAGACCGCTTGTTACTGACACTCTATTATCTTCGTCACTATCCGACGTTGATAAATCTGGCTGCGGTCTTCGACATCAGCGAATCGTATTGCCATAAAATCTATACTCGCACTGTAAGACTATTGATCAAAATCGAAAAACTGCCCAACCGCAAAGCACTGTTGGAAGATCCCGCAGCTACCGTGGTCATTGATGTTTCGGAGCAGCCTATCGAGCGCCCTGTTAAAAACCAGAAAGCGTACTTTTCAGGAAAAAAAACGCCACACGATCAAAGTCCAACTCGTGATCTGCCTATTGACGATGACTATACTCTCCGTAGTGATAGGTAA
- a CDS encoding carbonic anhydrase, with protein MGDVFSVRIAGNIINEDILGSMGFGCKVAGSKIIVVLGHTRCGAVKGACDHVEMGNLTALLSKIQPAVYDEKTETENRHSGNDEFVEKVSAINVKRSVQPLWYATSF; from the coding sequence TTGGGCGATGTGTTTAGTGTGCGTATTGCGGGCAATATTATTAACGAAGATATTCTGGGCAGCATGGGGTTTGGCTGCAAAGTGGCAGGTTCAAAAATCATAGTGGTTTTAGGCCATACCCGATGCGGTGCCGTAAAGGGCGCTTGCGACCATGTAGAAATGGGCAACCTGACGGCGCTGTTAAGTAAGATACAGCCTGCGGTTTATGATGAAAAAACCGAAACAGAAAATCGACATTCAGGCAACGATGAATTTGTGGAAAAAGTGTCCGCCATCAATGTGAAAAGATCGGTACAGCCATTATGGTACGCAACCTCATTTTAA
- a CDS encoding DUF2490 domain-containing protein — MIIALTLSTNAQASSDFQIWVPININAQFSEQLRGFLELQSRIGDNASNFTTAIVRPSLGWALNKQATLWVGYLMQADSVTPDSDTYLIENRAWQGFTWKDTANEKQFIWEVRNRLEERFLAQNSDPSIRWRTRFRIEQLIPDWSSWSVIASEEIFVNLNDNAKNANLQAGAQQNRLYMGVGYRFAPEVQMETGYLYQYVWRNPPSVDQNNNVWMTNLNLNF, encoded by the coding sequence ATGATAATCGCACTTACATTAAGTACTAACGCACAAGCCAGTTCCGATTTTCAAATATGGGTACCAATAAACATTAATGCACAATTCTCAGAGCAATTACGCGGGTTTTTAGAACTTCAATCACGAATTGGCGATAACGCATCAAATTTTACTACCGCAATTGTTAGACCCTCTCTCGGCTGGGCGCTTAATAAGCAGGCCACGCTATGGGTTGGCTATTTAATGCAGGCTGATTCTGTTACACCGGATTCCGATACTTATCTAATCGAAAATCGTGCATGGCAAGGATTTACATGGAAAGATACCGCTAATGAAAAGCAATTTATATGGGAAGTTCGTAACAGGCTGGAGGAGCGTTTTTTAGCTCAGAATTCTGATCCCAGTATCCGCTGGCGAACCCGTTTTCGGATAGAGCAGTTAATTCCTGACTGGTCGTCTTGGTCTGTTATTGCCTCTGAAGAAATATTCGTGAATCTGAACGACAATGCTAAAAATGCCAATCTACAAGCTGGGGCGCAACAAAATCGGTTGTACATGGGCGTCGGTTATCGATTTGCTCCTGAAGTTCAAATGGAAACAGGCTATTTATACCAATATGTATGGAGAAATCCCCCCTCGGTTGATCAAAACAACAATGTATGGATGACAAATCTTAATTTGAATTTCTAA
- a CDS encoding phosphoenolpyruvate carboxylase: MNISSDDKELRQSIRQLDSLLTQVLKTQARPETVATVKQLQQRFAGLLSDSNQLGRLHLLETVEGMDPDAIGEVVRVFNCYFSLLNIAEEAHYLRLRRRQAEQGGHYWPGSFHDTLLTLKESGVTADKLQVLLDELLYLPVMTAHPSEVKRRTVKSALRNVFLTQEALGDNHIKCYFREEALVLSQSDNVG, from the coding sequence GTGAACATATCATCTGATGACAAAGAACTCCGCCAATCGATCCGCCAGCTGGATTCCTTATTGACGCAGGTATTAAAAACTCAGGCGCGGCCTGAAACCGTCGCCACGGTTAAACAACTGCAACAGCGTTTCGCCGGATTATTGAGCGACAGCAACCAACTCGGGCGGCTGCATCTGCTGGAAACGGTCGAAGGCATGGATCCCGACGCCATTGGCGAGGTGGTGCGCGTATTCAATTGCTATTTCAGCCTGCTCAATATTGCCGAGGAAGCTCATTACCTGAGACTACGGCGACGGCAAGCCGAACAAGGTGGTCACTACTGGCCAGGCTCCTTTCACGATACCTTGCTCACGCTCAAAGAATCAGGGGTAACGGCGGACAAACTCCAGGTTCTTCTGGATGAACTGTTATACCTTCCGGTAATGACCGCCCATCCGTCCGAGGTCAAACGGCGTACCGTCAAGAGCGCCTTGCGCAATGTGTTTCTGACCCAGGAAGCGTTAGGCGATAACCACATTAAATGCTATTTTCGCGAAGAAGCACTAGTACTCAGTCAATCTGATAATGTCGGATAA
- a CDS encoding IS630 family transposase (programmed frameshift) — protein MKKKYIVRLTEDERAYLGSLIHTGKVAAHKRLHAEILLKADVSELGEKWLDRPISEAFGISRRTVERVRERLVQEGLESALNRAKSIRVRSRTIDGENEARLIALSCGDAPEGRSRWTLRLLGQQMVELGYIESVSHETIRQTFKKNELKPWQNKEWCIPAKKNAEFVCAMEDTLEVYKRPYDEAQPLICMDESSKQQIKDTRTPIPAKPGTVARYDTEYERNGVSNIFMFFEPLQGKRFVEVTDQRTAIDWAHQIRNLVDVHYPQAKRITLVMDNLNTHTGASLYKAFEPKEARRILEKLEIHYTPKHGSWLNMAEIELSILSRQCMDRRIPDQEMLKTEILAWQEKRNTIARPMKWRFTTEDARIKLKKLYPTLSD, from the exons TTGAAAAAGAAATACATAGTACGACTAACGGAAGATGAACGCGCTTATTTGGGAAGTTTGATTCATACCGGAAAAGTGGCCGCTCATAAAAGGTTACACGCTGAAATACTGCTGAAAGCGGATGTTAGCGAGTTAGGAGAAAAATGGCTGGACCGGCCAATAAGTGAAGCTTTTGGTATTTCAAGACGTACCGTTGAACGAGTCCGGGAGCGACTGGTTCAAGAAGGCTTGGAATCGGCTTTAAACCGGGCAAAGTCAATTCGGGTTAGAAGTCGTACTATTGATGGAGAGAATGAAGCCCGTTTGATCGCGTTAAGTTGTGGCGATGCACCTGAAGGGCGTAGTCGCTGGACATTACGTTTACTTGGACAGCAGATGGTTGAGCTGGGTTATATTGAAAGTGTATCGCATGAAACTATCCGGCAAACCT TTAAAAAAAACGAATTAAAACCCTGGCAAAATAAAGAGTGGTGTATTCCGGCTAAAAAAAATGCTGAGTTTGTTTGTGCTATGGAAGATACGCTTGAGGTTTACAAGCGACCTTATGATGAAGCGCAACCACTGATTTGCATGGATGAAAGCAGCAAGCAACAGATTAAAGACACGCGAACACCAATACCGGCAAAGCCTGGCACGGTCGCTCGGTACGACACGGAATATGAGCGTAATGGAGTGAGCAATATTTTTATGTTTTTTGAACCCTTGCAGGGCAAACGGTTTGTTGAGGTAACCGATCAAAGAACGGCCATTGATTGGGCGCATCAAATTCGTAACCTGGTTGATGTCCATTACCCGCAGGCTAAACGTATTACCCTGGTTATGGATAATCTGAATACCCATACTGGTGCCTCTTTATATAAGGCATTTGAGCCAAAAGAGGCGAGAAGAATTCTTGAAAAACTAGAAATACACTACACGCCCAAGCATGGCAGTTGGTTAAATATGGCCGAGATAGAATTAAGCATCCTGTCACGGCAATGTATGGATCGCCGCATTCCAGATCAAGAAATGTTAAAAACAGAAATTTTAGCGTGGCAAGAAAAAAGAAATACTATTGCTCGGCCTATGAAATGGCGGTTTACCACGGAGGATGCACGGATAAAACTGAAGAAACTTTATCCGACATTATCAGATTGA
- a CDS encoding phosphoenolpyruvate carboxylase yields MLWKTDEVRTRKLGVADEIDAGLFYFSLSLFQATALVYRNFERSLSDVYGEDVARQIRVPSFLCFGSWIGGDRDGNPNVTSETTILALRLQAQTILQEYIHRLDELRGQLSHSEGLCQLSPAFLDSLEADRTSLGVFIAELEKPYLQEPYRHKLALMKHRMECALMQVQQHLSGEPELPDRHAYPGISAFLDDLRLIDSSLRGHGDAAIADLELHDLIRLAETFGFHLMQLDVRQESSRHTQAVADILAAALSLDYLALDENQRLELLSEAITAPGGLMYDLATLSPPSRETLETFNVMACMRREISPDCFGKYVISMTHNASHVMEVMLLAAQSGLIGRLSGRWHCHIGVSPLFETIDDLNRIEEVLTRLFDTPIYRELLRVSGDSQEIMLGYSDSCKDGGILASAWGLSRAQRQIIAIAEQRGIKCRLFHGRGGTVGRGGGPTHEAILAQPPDTVRGQIKFTEQGEVLFYRYNNMETAIYELTMGVTGLLKASVSLVQPVPHDRPEDLAVMDELARIGELGYRELTEGTPGFLDYFYEATPVSEIGGLNIGSRPSHRKKGDRSKDSVRAIGWVFSWAQSRQTFPAWYGIGLSLSTWCAGKPERLEKLREMYRDWPFFRNLLSNAQMALSKSDMNIAKEYAGLCVEPESGKPVYELIAGEHQRCVEWILEIAETDRLLAENPELADSLHRRNAYLGPLNYLQVFLLRRLREIDLKNPGENPWMKPLLRSINAIAAGMRNTG; encoded by the coding sequence ATGCTGTGGAAAACCGACGAGGTGCGCACCCGGAAGCTGGGCGTGGCTGACGAGATCGATGCAGGTCTTTTCTATTTTTCACTCTCCCTGTTCCAGGCGACAGCGCTGGTTTACCGTAATTTCGAACGTTCTTTGAGTGATGTATACGGCGAAGACGTGGCTAGGCAAATCCGTGTGCCCAGTTTTTTGTGTTTTGGTTCCTGGATCGGCGGCGACCGCGACGGCAATCCCAACGTCACCTCTGAAACCACCATTCTGGCCTTGCGCCTGCAAGCGCAAACCATTTTGCAGGAGTATATTCACCGCTTGGACGAATTACGCGGTCAGCTTTCCCATTCTGAGGGTCTCTGTCAACTGTCGCCAGCATTTTTAGACAGTCTTGAGGCCGACCGTACCTCGCTTGGCGTATTCATAGCCGAGCTGGAAAAACCTTATTTGCAAGAGCCTTACCGACACAAGCTGGCGCTGATGAAGCACCGCATGGAGTGCGCTCTCATGCAGGTTCAACAACATCTGAGCGGTGAACCGGAGTTGCCGGATCGTCATGCCTATCCTGGTATATCTGCGTTTTTGGACGATTTGCGGCTAATCGACTCTTCCTTGCGCGGCCACGGCGATGCGGCTATTGCCGATTTGGAACTGCATGATTTAATCCGTCTCGCTGAAACCTTTGGCTTCCACCTCATGCAACTGGACGTACGCCAGGAATCAAGCCGACATACCCAAGCGGTGGCAGATATTTTGGCGGCCGCGTTGAGTCTGGATTATCTCGCCCTGGATGAAAATCAGCGTCTCGAACTGTTGAGCGAAGCCATCACTGCGCCGGGCGGACTGATGTACGATCTTGCCACTTTGTCTCCGCCTAGCCGAGAAACGTTGGAAACATTCAACGTCATGGCATGCATGAGACGGGAAATCAGTCCGGACTGCTTCGGTAAATATGTAATTTCCATGACGCACAACGCCAGTCATGTCATGGAGGTAATGCTGCTGGCGGCGCAAAGCGGCTTGATTGGTCGCCTTAGTGGCCGTTGGCATTGTCATATCGGCGTGAGTCCCTTGTTTGAAACGATTGACGATCTCAACCGGATTGAAGAGGTGCTTACCCGGCTGTTCGACACCCCGATCTACCGGGAGTTACTGCGGGTTTCCGGCGATAGTCAAGAGATCATGCTGGGCTATTCCGATTCCTGCAAAGACGGCGGCATTCTGGCCTCAGCATGGGGGTTGTCACGAGCGCAGCGGCAAATCATCGCCATTGCCGAACAGCGTGGCATCAAGTGCCGTCTGTTCCATGGTCGCGGCGGTACGGTAGGACGTGGCGGCGGCCCCACTCACGAGGCAATCTTGGCACAGCCGCCGGATACTGTGCGTGGACAGATCAAATTCACCGAGCAAGGCGAGGTGCTGTTCTACCGATACAACAATATGGAAACCGCGATCTATGAATTGACGATGGGCGTGACCGGTCTGCTAAAGGCCAGTGTCAGCCTGGTGCAACCCGTGCCACACGACCGCCCGGAGGATTTGGCGGTGATGGATGAACTGGCGCGAATTGGCGAACTTGGTTACCGCGAACTGACCGAGGGCACCCCCGGATTTCTCGATTATTTCTACGAAGCCACACCCGTCAGCGAAATTGGCGGTCTCAACATCGGTTCACGCCCATCGCATCGTAAAAAAGGGGATCGCTCAAAAGACTCGGTACGCGCCATTGGTTGGGTATTTTCCTGGGCCCAGTCGCGGCAGACCTTTCCCGCCTGGTACGGTATTGGCTTGAGTCTTTCGACCTGGTGTGCAGGCAAGCCGGAGCGGCTGGAAAAGCTGCGGGAAATGTACCGGGACTGGCCGTTTTTTCGCAATCTGTTGAGTAACGCCCAGATGGCGCTCAGTAAATCGGACATGAACATCGCCAAGGAATACGCCGGTCTGTGCGTAGAGCCGGAATCAGGCAAACCCGTCTATGAATTGATTGCCGGCGAACACCAACGCTGCGTGGAGTGGATTCTGGAGATTGCGGAAACGGATCGGTTGTTGGCGGAGAACCCGGAACTGGCCGACTCACTGCATCGGCGCAATGCCTACCTCGGGCCGCTCAATTACCTCCAAGTATTTTTGTTGCGTCGATTGCGGGAAATCGATCTAAAGAATCCGGGCGAAAATCCCTGGATGAAACCTCTGTTGCGTTCCATCAACGCCATTGCGGCGGGGATGAGGAACACCGGCTGA